GGGCGTAGAGTTTCTTGTCGGCCGGAGCCAGGTCCGGGGTCTGCCCCATCATGGCCAGCCCGATCCGGGCCAAAGTATGCCGGAACTCATCGTATGAAAAGTTGGTGCGGAAACCCTGTATGGATTCCAGCTTGTCCAGCGTTCCGCCGGTGTGGCCCAGCCCCCGGCCTGAGACCATCGGCACCGGCACTCCGGCCGCGGCCACCATCGGGGCCAGGATGATGGATACCTTGTCCCCCACCCCGCCGGTGGAATGCTTGTCAATTTTTATGCCGGGAATATCCGACAGGTCGAACACCTTTCCGGAGTTCATCATGGCCATGGCCAGTTCGGTGGTCTCCTGTGCCGTCATGCCTTTCAGGAAGATGGCCATCAGCAGGGCCGAGGTCTGGTAATCGGGAATGGCGCCTGAGGTATAATTGGCGATGAACCATTTGATCTCGTCCGGCGTAAGCTCGCCGCCATTGCGCTTTTTATAGATGATCTCGTAAGGGGTCATAAAGCCTCCGATCTATAATATGGAAAGCCAAATATTCCGGGGATCAAAACTTTAAAATAAATGTCACCAGGAACGGCACCAATATGGTCAGCACCACCCCGCTGAAAACGGATATGATGGCATACTCCTTGCCGGTGAATCTGGTGATCACGGGAAGCGTGGTATCCATGGAGGTTGCCCCTCCGGAAGCTATCGGGGCCAGCTTTCCGAAATACCGGACCAGCAGCGGTGTCCCCAGCAGGGTGATGATCTCCCGGAAGATGTTTGAGATCAGAGCCACCACCCCCAGGGCCTGGCCGCTGATCTGTCCTATGAAGATGCTGGAAAGGCTGTAATACCCGAAGCCCGCGCCGACCGCCAATGATTCCCGCAGGCTGATGTCTTTGAGGAATACTGATGCAAAAGCTGCGCCGGCCAGGGTGCCGGTGATAACGGTCAGCGGGACCAGGATTATCTTCAGCCTGGCGCTTTTAAGCACCGCCCAGGCTTTCTGGTCGGCTCCGATCGAGGCGCCGACCAGGAACATCAGCAGGTACAGGGCGTATGAGCTGAGATCGTTATTCAGCCAGGCTTCGGGAAGCAGGGGATATATTCCGGCCAGGGTCCCCAGCACGAAAAAGCCGACAATAATGAGAGAGTTCTTCATTCTTTTGCGACAAAGAATATCTGGTAGGTAAAATAGGAAAGGCCTACGCTCCCCGCCACCGCCCCTGCGGTCAGCGCTATGGCCGTCAGTCCCAGGGTTCCCAGATTCCTTATTATCGTCTCATTGGCTCCCACTGATATGCCCAGCAAAAAAAGCAACAAATATATGGCTAGATTGATGGCGCTACCGATATATCTTATAATTCTAGTCTTACGGCGGATCAAATATCCCAGGATGATCCCGGCGGTCATTATGATCAGAACTGTGAACATATGGTTTTTCAATATCTTTTATTTACGGTTATAATTTATCCCATCTTCCGCCAAAATACAAGCAAAAAAAAAGCTCCGGGGTGCCCGGAGCTTTCTGTGGCTTATTCGTGCACCGCTTTAAAGGTGCCCTGGTTCCATCCCAGCAAAGTCGTCCAGGTGTTGGCATCCTCCTGTCCATCTATGGTACATTTCTGGATAAAGCCTTCAAAGACCTCGATCCGGCCCGCCCGGCCGTCAATTGACTTCAGATCGACAAAACCTGACCACACCCCGATGGAGAACATATCTATCAGGCTGAAGATGGAGATGATGGACAGATCCCCCTCGAATTTCTTGGCCTTCTTGGCGAACAGCTTGATGGCCTCGTTGGAATATTTCAGTCTGATGTTGACGGCCTTGAGCAGCTCCTCCTTGTTTACCGGCTTGGTAAGATATTTTTGGGCGCCTATGGAGTACCCATAGATCCGGTTATCATGGCCCGTCTTGGCCGTCAAAAAAATGAACGGGATCGCCCGAAGGTTGGGATCTTCCTGCAAATGACGGCAAAACTCATAGCCATCCATATTGGGCATCATTATGTCCGAAACGACCAGGTCTGGCTTCTCGTTTTTAGCCCTTTCCAGCCCCTCCCGGCCATCGTTGGCTATAATGACATCATAGCCCTCTTTTTTCAATTCATAAGCCAATATTCTGGTTATGTTTGGCTCATCATCTACAATTAATAACTTATATGCTCTCATGGAGATAAATATAATATAAAAAAGCTTAAATGTCAATAATTTTTAATGACTTATGTTTTGATCATAAAGATTTGTTTTCTTTCCGATAAAATAAAGAATATGTAACCTTTTTATAAAATTAACGTATTTTAATTGAAAATCGATATTATTATAAACAAAATAAAGATTATTTATAATATTATTAATTATATTAATATTTATATTGACATTTTTAATATTTTATGTTATAATACAAATAATCAAACAGGAACTTATTAAACAACCCTCATACAAAGGAGAAATAAAATGAACCGCATCAACGCAATCATGGTCTATGCCGTGATCATAATCTGGACCGGAATTGTCTTGCTGCACGGCATTCCGAACAACGGCTTGAACGCCGGACCAAGAGGAAAAGGATCTGAAAGCAGGATCGTGAGAACCAAACATGTCTCCCCTGCCCCCGTCCTTGATCATCGGCTCGATTCATTGACCCCCCTCTACTATTGATCGAAAACTCAAATAAGGATGAATATAAAATGATCAAACAGATGCCCAAAGCCTGCCCGTCCTGCGGTGGAAACCTTTATGTATCGGAATTCAAATGCCCTGACTGCGATACCGCCGTCAGGGGTGAGTTCCACCTTTCCCCCCTGGGGAATCTGAGCGAGGATCATTTTGATTTCATACGGACCTTCGTGCTGTCGCGGGGCAACATCAAGGAGGTGGAAAGCCGTATGGGCATCTCCTACCCCACGGTCAGGAACAAGCTGGACGAAGTGATCCGGGCCCTCTCGGAACAGCAGGCCAATAAAATGGCCCCCGCCGAGGTACTGGATGCGCTGGAGGCCGGAAAAATAACCGCCTCCCAGGCGGCTGAAATGCTGAAAAACAACCAACAAGGAGAATAAGATGTCACAGGAAACCGTCAAAATACTTAAGATGCTGGAGGATGGCAAGATCAGTTCAAAAGAGGCTGAATCCCTGCTTTCGGCCATGGGCGGAAGCCGGCATCGCCACGCCTTCAGTGACCTCGGCATCGACCACAGCCAGTTAAAAGAGGAAATGGACGCCCTGCGCGACAATATCCACCACATAAATCCCGGCAGGATCGTGGCCGAGGCCATGGCCGGGGTCAAGGAGGGTTTGAAGGGATTGAAGGATATTCATATCGAAATGGATGACCTGCGCGGCTCCGAGAAGGCCCAGGAGAAAAAGGTGATCACCGTCCCGGCCCAGGGAGTCACCGTCCTGTCGGTCTCCCAGCCCCGCAGCGATTTCGAGATCACCGGGACCGACGGGGACCAGATCAGCATCAGGGCCGACATCCAGGTCTGGGCCGAGGAGCAGGATGAGGCCCAGGAAAAACTGAAGTCCCTGGGCATCACCACCGAGAATGATTCCGGCACTCTTCGCATAAAGGTGGACGGCCCCCCCTGGACCAAAAAACGCCGAACCAAGGTCGACTTCACCATAGAGATGCCCCGCCATATAAAAGCCGAGATCTCCTCGGCCAGCGGACAGATAACCGTCAGCCAGCTTCACAAAGGGACCAGTTTGAACACCGCCTCCGGTGATATTGAGATATCGGGCTGCCAGGGGGAGAACATTCTTTCCTCGGCCTCCGGGGATATCGCGGTCGCCAACTGCAGCCAGGCCTCCTTGAAAATAAACACCGCCAGCGGGGACATCGATGTCAGCGACTGCTCCGGAGACCTGGCCTTTCAGACGGTCGGCGGGGATGTCAGCGCATCGCTTTCGGGCAATGTCCAGGGGCAGACGGTCAGCGGGGATATCGATATAAAAGCCCAGAAGCCGGGCGAGATCAAGATCAACAGTACCAGCGGGGACATACAATTTAACGGCCTTATAAGCGAAGACAACCGGTCGGCCATAGCCACGGTCTCCGGCGATGTGTCCATCGGACTGGCCAGGGTTTCATCGGCAATGATAGAGGCCGGCACCGTCAGCGGGGACATAGACTGCGGCCTGGAGCTGACGGAGTCCCGCAAGAGCGGCCGCACATTATCGGGAAAGATCGGCGACGGCAAGGGGAACCTGACCGTCAAGACGGTCAGCGGCGATATCGGGATAAACTAAAACTGAACAATGAAGGATTGAACAATGAGAAAGACCGCAAAAAAGATCTTCTGGGGACTTTTCTGGGTGGCGGCCGGAGTGGCCGTTCTTCTCTCCAACTACGGCAGCATAAATTGGCATTTCTCCCTGGCTAGGGACTGGCCGGCAGTGTTCATATTGATCGGCCTCTCCGACCTGATAGAATCGTTAACCTAAACCAATATAAACAAGGAGAAAGAAATGTTCTGTTTTTACGAGAACCGGCCCCGCAAACTGTTATGGGGATTGTTCTGGCTGGCCCTGGGAGCCTTCCTGCTGCTCTCCAACTACGGGGTGATCGGCTACCAGTTCTCTTTCAGCCGGGACTGGCCCATACTGCTGATCGCCTGGGGCATCATGAAGATCATCGACACCCTGGCCTGGCGCAAAGGGAAAAAGGACCATATCACCGTTCTGCAAAGCGAAGGCGACAGCCAGTCCCGGGCCCAGATATTAAAGGCGGTGGAGGACGGCCAGATGAGCGCCGAAGAAGCCGCCCGGAGGCTCAAAAACCTGTAAACAATGTCAGGGCAATTCATGAATTGCCCCAACAAGGAGGATGGAACATGTCAGAAGAAAGATTACGGATCCTCAAGATGGTCGAAGATAAGAAGATCACCGCCGAGGAGGCCGCCAAACTGCTGTCAGCCATGGACTCCCCTGCCTCCCAGGGCAAGGCCCACTGGCTCAAGGTCCGGGTGTTCGACAAGGATTCCGAAAAGCCCAAGGTCCGGGTGACCGTGCCGCTGAGCATTTTGAAGATAGCCGGCAAGCTGGGCGGAAAATTTTCGGTGATGATGCCGGAGGAGGCCAAGGCCCAGATGGAGGCCAAGGGCATCAAACTGGACGCCGAAAGTCTGGAGAACATCGAGCAGTTGTTCGATGAGCTGGCGGTGAACGGCCGCTACCAATTGGTCAACGTAGAGGACGACCAGGACGGTCAAAGGGTCGAGGTGTACATAGATTGACCGGCCGGAAAAACAAAGCCCCGCCAAACGGCGGGGCTTTGAGCATACCGTACCCAGGGAATGATCTGCGGGGATCAGTCTTGATCATGAATATCCGCGTTCCATTAACCTCACAGCAGGTCGCTGGCCAGCTCGGCCAGGTGGCTCCGCTCCCCCTTGAGCAGGTTGACGTGGGCAAAGACCTGCTGTCCCTTCATCCGGTCCACCAGGTAGGTCAGCCCGTTGGACTGGCTGTCCAGGTAGGGCGAATCGATCTGATAGATGTCCCCGGTGAAGATTATCTTGGCCCCCTCCCCCGCCCGGGTGATGATGGTCTTGACCTCCAGCGGCGTCAGGTTCTGGGCCTCGTCCACGATGAAGAAGATGTTGGACAGGCTGCGGCCCCGGATGAAGGCCAGGGCCGAGATCACCAGCTTCTCGTTCTGGATCATGTCGTTGATCTTGTTGTGTTCCTTGCTCTCCGGCGAGAAACGGTGCTTGATAACCGCCAGGTTGTCCCACAGCGGCTCCATGTAGGGATCGATCTTGGACTTGATGTCCCCCGGCAGGAAGCCGATGTCCCGGTTGGCCAGGGGCACCACCGGCCGGGCCAGGTAGATCTGGTGGAACTGCCGCCGCTGCTCCAGGGCCGCCGCCAGGGCCAGCAGGGTCTTGCCGGTGCCGGCCTTCCCGGTGATGGCCACCAGCTGGATCTCCGGCTGCATCAGGGCGTCCAGGGTGATGGTCTGCTCGGCATTGCGGGGCTCTATGCCGTAGGCCTGGCGCTTGACCACCCGTTCCATGGCCTTTTTCTCGGCATTGAAGCGGCATAGCACGCTGGAGCTGTTATTCTTGAAGATGAAATACTGGTTGGGGGACGGCGGGGACATTTTGGGCAGGATGTCCAGGGCCACGCTGTAGGGCTCCTCGTAGAATTTGTTGATGATGGACTTCTCCAGGTCCTCCATCACCTGGGCCCCGGCATACAGCTTGTCCACATGCTGGATCTTGCCGGTCTCGTAATCCTCGGCCGGGATGCCCAGGGATTTGGCCTTCATCCGCAGATTGATATCCTTGCTGACGATGATCACCGGGCGGCCCTTTAAGGTCTTGCAGAACTGATCGGCCAGAGCCAGGATCCGATGGTCGGCCTTGTTGGCGGCAAAAGCGTGATATATCAGCTCCGAGTGGGGATCC
The nucleotide sequence above comes from Candidatus Edwardsbacteria bacterium RifOxyA12_full_54_48. Encoded proteins:
- a CDS encoding phosphate starvation-inducible protein PhoH is translated as MKAVKKKLFVLDTNVILYDHTCINHFEEHDIVIPIVVLEELDKFKKGSDLINFEAREFIRELDKLAGDQLFTKGVSLGKGKGRLYVEVEDPHSELIYHAFAANKADHRILALADQFCKTLKGRPVIIVSKDINLRMKAKSLGIPAEDYETGKIQHVDKLYAGAQVMEDLEKSIINKFYEEPYSVALDILPKMSPPSPNQYFIFKNNSSSVLCRFNAEKKAMERVVKRQAYGIEPRNAEQTITLDALMQPEIQLVAITGKAGTGKTLLALAAALEQRRQFHQIYLARPVVPLANRDIGFLPGDIKSKIDPYMEPLWDNLAVIKHRFSPESKEHNKINDMIQNEKLVISALAFIRGRSLSNIFFIVDEAQNLTPLEVKTIITRAGEGAKIIFTGDIYQIDSPYLDSQSNGLTYLVDRMKGQQVFAHVNLLKGERSHLAELASDLL